From Fundulus heteroclitus isolate FHET01 unplaced genomic scaffold, MU-UCD_Fhet_4.1 scaffold_42, whole genome shotgun sequence, one genomic window encodes:
- the LOC118560372 gene encoding tripartite motif-containing protein 16-like: MEQNQLDRETLSCSICLDLLKDPVAIPCGHSYCMKCIKNFWDEEDHKGIHSCPQCRETFTPRPVLKKNTMLAALVEQLKKTGLQAAPADLCYAGPEDVACDFCSGRKLKAIKSCLFCLASFCEKHLQPHYDVAPLKKHKLVEPSKNLQENICSRHDEVMKMFCRTDQKCICYLCPEDEHKGHDTVSAAAERTERQRELEVRRENIQQRIQDREKYVKLLQQELEAIKHSADKTVEDSEKIFTQLIRLIQKRSSDVKQQIRSQQETEGSRVKELQEKLEQEITELKRKDAELKQLSDTEDHNQFLHNYPSLSALSESTHSSSIKIRPLSYFEDVTAAVSELRDQLQDILRDAWTNISLRLTEVDVSLSEPEPKSRAGFLRYSCEITLDPNTAYRNLLLSEGNRKVTFMNQPQSYSSHPDRFTVYSEVLSRESLTGRCYWEVEWRKRVFVGVAYKNISRAGEGNEYVFGRNDKSWALDCYQGGYKCGHNNIWTSISGPGSSRVGVYLDHRAGILSFYSVSETMTLLHRVQTTFTQPLHAGVWVDYGGSAEFCKPK; the protein is encoded by the coding sequence atggagcagaatcagctggaccgagaaaccttgtcctgttcgatctgtctggatctactgaaggatccggtggctattccctgtggacacagctactgtatgaagtgtattaaaaacttctgggatgaagaggatcacaaaggaatccacagctgccctcagtgcagggAGACCTTCACACCGAGGCCcgttctgaagaaaaacaccatgttagcagctttagtggagcagctgaagaagactggactccaagctgctcctgctgatctctgctatgctggacctgaagatgtggcctgtgatttctgctctggaagaaaactgaaagccatcaagtcctgtttattctgtctggcctctttttgtgagaaacaccttcagcctcattatgatGTGGCTCCACtaaagaaacacaagctggtggagccctccaagaacctccaggagaacatctgctctcgtcatgatgaggtgatgaagatgttctgtcgtactgatcagaagtgtatctgttatctctgccctgaggatgaacataaaggccacgacacagtgtcagctgcagcagaaaggactgagaggcagagagagctggaggtgagacgagaaaacatccagcagagaatccaggacagagagaaatatgtgaagctgcttcaacaggagctggaggccatcaagcactctgctgataaaacagtggaggacagtgagaagatcttcactcagctgatccgtctcatccagaaaagaagctctgatgtgaagcagcagatcagatcccagcaggaaactgaagggagtcgagtcaaagagcttcaggagaagctggagcaggagatcactgagctgaagaggaaagacgctgagctgaagcagctctcagacacagaggatcacaaccagtttctccacaactacccctcactgtcagcactcagtgagtctacacactcatccagcatcaagatccgtcctctgagctactttgaggatgtgacagcagctgtgtcagagctcagagatcaactacaggacatcctgagagacgcatggacaaacatctcactgagactcactgaggtggatgtttcactgtcagaaccagaaccaaagagcagagctggattcttgagatattcatgtgaaatcacactggatccaaacacagcatACAGGAATCTGTTACTATCAGAGgggaacaggaaggtgacatttATGAATCAACCTCAGTCTTATTctagtcatccagacagattcactgTTTATTCTGAGGTTctgagtagagagagtctgactggacgttgttactgggaggtggagtggagaaAGAGAGTTTTTGTAGGAGTCGCATACAAGAATATCAGCAGAGCAGGAGAAGGGAATGAATATGTATTTGGGCGTAATGACAAATCTTGGGCATTAGATTGTTACCAAGGAGGTTATAAATGTGGTCACAACAACATCTGGACCTCCATCTCaggtcctggttcctccagagtaggagtgtacctggatcacagagcaggtattctgtccttctacagcgtctctgaaaccatgactctcctccacagagtccagaccaccttcACTCAGCCGCTACATGCTGGAGTTTGGGTTGATTAtggaggttctgctgagttctgtaAACCCAAATAG